The Actinomycetes bacterium nucleotide sequence TCGGTCAACCAGGACATGTCACCACCGTGGCCGGCGATGAAGCCGTCCAGCGACATCGTGACCGAATACAGCACCTTACCCATGATCTACTTCCGTCGAGATCAATTTTGGTTGCCCCCTGTTGAGACGGCGGGTCGCGCGCAAACTCATCGGTGCGTCGGTGGCAACGCTGTGGGCAGGGCGAACGCCGGGAACAGGCCGGGGTCCCGGAAACGGCTGCAGCCACGCGATATCGGTACGGGGCGGCAGCGCAACGCTCGGATCCGACGGCGCCGCCACGTGGTGCGGGAGTACCCGGCGTGCCCGGCCGTCGAGGCAGTCGATGACCACATGGTGGAGTCGTCCGATCATGAGCTCAGATCCTCTCCTGAGGTTCCCCGGTTCTCCGGAGGGTGGGCCATCTGGCGCCCAAGGGTCGGCTTGGATGGTAGAGCCACGCCGGGTCCTCCTGCTGCACCCGGCAGGTCCGCTCGTCGCGCCAGCGGAGCAGGCCCCCAGCCGCAGCCCAGCACCGCGCAGGCGACGCAGCCCGGGGCCTGGACAGGCCGCTCAGGCGGGCGAGGCGGTCGGCATCGTCTTGCACCTTGCGCACGGCATCCCGCCAGCGGGCCGTGTACCGGGCCAGGGCCCGCTCCCGCATGGTCATGCCGACGGCCCGGGCGATGCGAACCGCGCCCGCAGCAGCCAGACCGGCCGCTGCACGCCGGCGCCCAGGCGCTTGCCCCAGGTCGAACGGGCGGCGGCGACGTCGGCGGCAGTCGCCGGCCGTGCCTGGGTGATGACCAGCCCGTAGCGGCCGTACGCCCCGGCCACGGCGTGGAAGGTCGCTTCCTGGATCGGCGCCACGCCGGCGCCGCGGTCCCGGACCGTCGCCGACAGCAGCATCGACACGGTCGCGCCCGGCCGCATGACCCTGGTCAGCCCGGTCATGGTCGCCGGGTCGGCGCCGAGCAGGCCACGGAGCAGCGAGCCCCATGGGAAATGGACGGTGACCAAGTCGGCCACGCCGTCCAGCTCTCGCGGCAGCGCCTCGGCGGCGGCCACCACGAACAGGGCGTTGGGCAGCCCGCCGCGGCGGGGCGTGGCGCCCGC carries:
- a CDS encoding class I SAM-dependent methyltransferase, whose amino-acid sequence is MAACHAAATIDLGTGDGRSVLASAAAQPDRLVVGVDASAAAMAAASRRAGATPRRGGLPNALFVVAAAEALPRELDGVADLVTVHFPWGSLLRGLLGADPATMTGLTRVMRPGATVSMLLSATVRDRGAGVAPIQEATFHAVAGAYGRYGLVITQARPATAADVAAARSTWGKRLGAGVQRPVWLLRARFASPGPSA